A region of Plantactinospora sp. BC1 DNA encodes the following proteins:
- a CDS encoding DNA-binding response regulator, producing MIRVLLADDEELIRVAVAALLDLEPDLEVVAQAADGRAAVQAALAHRPDVAVVDLEMPALDGMGVAAELARALPSCAVVILTGRGRPAHLRRALGTGARGFLAKGAPGGALADVVRRVHAGARYVDPALAAEALIAPECPLTPRELEVLRVAGADAPVSAVARRTSLSQGTVRNHLAAVVGKLGAGSRAEAYRIAVDNGWL from the coding sequence GTGATCCGGGTACTGCTCGCGGACGACGAGGAGCTGATCCGGGTCGCCGTCGCCGCCCTGCTCGACCTGGAACCCGACCTGGAGGTGGTGGCGCAGGCCGCCGACGGCCGGGCGGCGGTACAGGCGGCGTTGGCGCACCGGCCGGACGTCGCGGTGGTCGACCTGGAGATGCCGGCGCTGGACGGGATGGGCGTCGCCGCCGAACTGGCCCGGGCACTGCCCTCCTGCGCGGTGGTCATCCTCACCGGCCGCGGCCGGCCCGCACACCTGCGCCGGGCACTGGGCACCGGCGCCCGGGGCTTCCTGGCCAAGGGCGCCCCGGGCGGCGCGCTGGCCGACGTCGTCCGGCGGGTGCACGCCGGGGCACGGTACGTCGACCCGGCGCTCGCGGCCGAGGCGCTGATCGCCCCCGAGTGTCCGCTGACCCCGCGCGAACTGGAGGTGCTCCGGGTCGCCGGCGCGGACGCGCCCGTCTCGGCCGTGGCCCGGCGCACCTCGCTGTCGCAGGGCACGGTACGCAACCACCTGGCCGCAGTGGTCGGCAAGCTCGGCGCCGGCAGCCGGGCGGAGGCGTACCGGATCGCCGTCGACAACGGCTGGCTCTGA
- a CDS encoding DUF4097 family beta strand repeat-containing protein, whose amino-acid sequence MPNFETPESIAVTLELGVGAVQITASDRTDTVVEVRPSDEADESDVKAAAQVRVDYTNGVLRVTGPKSRPFDFSRKSRSVDVSIALPSGSQVSAEMQVGDIRCAGRLGECRVKTSAGNVWLERTGPLRLETAAGHVTADGIAGNAEISTGSGKVRIGEIEGTAVIKNSNGETTVDSVTGDVRVRAANGDIRVEQAGAGVDAKSSNGSIRLGEVVRGSVVLETAMGDLEIGIADGTAAWLEVNTGFGQVRNLMESATRPDETDRTVQVRGRTSYGDITVHRS is encoded by the coding sequence ATGCCAAATTTCGAGACGCCCGAATCGATCGCCGTCACGCTCGAACTCGGCGTCGGCGCCGTGCAGATCACCGCGAGCGACCGGACCGACACCGTGGTCGAGGTCCGCCCGAGCGACGAGGCCGACGAGTCGGACGTGAAGGCCGCCGCACAGGTACGCGTCGACTACACCAACGGGGTACTCCGGGTGACCGGCCCGAAGTCGCGCCCCTTCGACTTCTCCCGCAAGAGCAGGTCGGTCGACGTGTCGATCGCACTGCCCAGCGGTTCACAGGTCTCCGCCGAGATGCAGGTGGGCGACATCCGCTGTGCCGGTCGACTCGGTGAGTGCCGGGTCAAGACCTCCGCCGGGAACGTCTGGCTCGAACGAACCGGCCCGCTCCGGCTGGAGACCGCGGCCGGGCACGTCACCGCCGACGGCATCGCCGGCAACGCCGAGATCTCCACCGGCTCCGGCAAGGTCCGGATCGGCGAGATCGAGGGCACCGCGGTGATCAAGAACTCCAACGGCGAGACCACGGTCGACTCGGTCACCGGCGACGTACGGGTCCGCGCGGCCAACGGTGACATCCGGGTCGAGCAGGCCGGCGCCGGTGTCGACGCGAAGTCCTCCAACGGCAGCATCCGGCTCGGCGAGGTGGTCCGCGGCTCGGTCGTACTCGAAACCGCGATGGGCGACCTGGAGATCGGCATCGCCGACGGCACCGCCGCCTGGCTGGAGGTGAACACCGGATTCGGGCAGGTGCGCAACCTGATGGAGAGCGCCACCCGCCCCGACGAGACCGACCGGACCGTGCAGGTGCGCGGCCGCACCTCCTACGGCGACATCACCGTCCACCGCTCCTGA
- a CDS encoding sensor histidine kinase produces MASPTDPPGRDPRLRRPRIATLVALLSTLLTALMMPGIGLARESDPLWIALGSAGIVAVATAQIVALYVLLTPWLTASARRRALAGYAGTAVASVPLVAPVAGGDWPTWAWLGASTVGTAPLLLGRRTATLVVAATVGVAVAVARWTGGEVSDHLLITGGIGLSVAAIGWFQVWFWDLLVQAQRGRAAQARLAATQERLRFARDVHDLLGHHLSVIALKAELASRLASADPERAGREAAEVQRLAVAALAEVREAVHGYRAVDLREQLAATAEVLRSSGVRCAVTQPAGDVPEEVAAQLAPVLREASTNLLRHSRATWCTIEVGRDADRFRLTVANDGAGPAAPDRHSSGLRGLADRLADADGLLRTEHRDGVFTVEAVVPAPAEAAAPGPAEAAAPGPAVGDGVGPAVHDEVGPAVHDGVDSGARPTVARPRVPGARTGGDGDGEESDGGGPDSSGGHDGGGGRAG; encoded by the coding sequence ATGGCGAGCCCAACCGATCCGCCCGGGCGTGATCCCCGGCTGCGCCGGCCCCGGATCGCCACCCTGGTCGCGCTGCTCAGCACGCTGCTGACCGCGCTGATGATGCCGGGGATCGGGCTGGCCCGGGAGTCGGATCCGCTCTGGATCGCCCTCGGCTCGGCCGGCATCGTCGCCGTCGCCACCGCCCAGATCGTCGCGCTGTACGTCCTGCTCACCCCCTGGCTGACCGCCTCGGCCCGGCGCCGCGCACTGGCCGGGTACGCCGGAACCGCCGTCGCCTCCGTACCGCTGGTCGCTCCGGTGGCCGGCGGCGACTGGCCCACCTGGGCCTGGCTCGGCGCCTCCACCGTCGGTACCGCGCCGCTGCTGCTCGGCCGCCGCACCGCGACCCTGGTGGTGGCGGCGACCGTCGGCGTCGCGGTCGCGGTGGCCCGGTGGACCGGCGGCGAGGTGTCGGACCACCTCCTGATCACCGGCGGCATCGGGCTCTCCGTCGCCGCGATCGGCTGGTTCCAGGTGTGGTTCTGGGACCTGCTGGTGCAGGCGCAGCGGGGCCGGGCCGCCCAGGCCCGGCTGGCCGCCACCCAGGAGCGGCTCCGGTTCGCCCGGGACGTGCACGACCTGCTCGGACACCACCTCTCGGTGATCGCGCTCAAGGCGGAACTCGCGTCCCGACTCGCCTCGGCCGATCCGGAACGGGCCGGGCGGGAGGCCGCCGAGGTGCAGCGGCTGGCCGTCGCGGCCCTGGCCGAGGTCCGCGAGGCGGTGCACGGCTACCGCGCGGTCGACCTGCGCGAACAACTGGCGGCCACCGCCGAGGTACTGCGCTCCTCCGGGGTACGCTGCGCGGTCACCCAACCGGCCGGAGACGTACCGGAAGAGGTCGCCGCCCAACTGGCTCCGGTGTTGCGCGAGGCGAGTACCAACCTGCTGCGGCACAGCCGGGCCACCTGGTGCACCATCGAGGTCGGTCGGGACGCCGACCGGTTCCGGCTGACCGTCGCCAACGACGGGGCGGGGCCGGCCGCGCCGGACCGGCACAGCTCGGGACTGCGCGGTCTCGCCGACCGGCTGGCCGACGCCGACGGGCTGCTCCGGACCGAACACCGCGACGGCGTCTTCACGGTCGAGGCCGTCGTGCCGGCCCCGGCGGAGGCCGCCGCGCCCGGCCCGGCGGAGGCCGCCGCGCCCGGCCCGGCCGTGGGCGACGGGGTCGGCCCGGCCGTGCATGACGAGGTCGGCCCGGCCGTGCATGACGGGGTCGATTCCGGGGCACGGCCGACGGTGGCGCGGCCACGGGTGCCGGGTGCACGGACCGGAGGCGACGGTGACGGGGAGGAGAGCGACGGTGGTGGACCAGACAGCAGCGGCGGGCACGACGGCGGCGGTGGGCGTGCCGGGTGA
- a CDS encoding DUF72 domain-containing protein, translating to MWTHRSWQGRFLAHPLPAAERLRGYAGWCDAVEGNTTFYATPTRETVASWARQTDPDFRFVVKIPKLITHEHRLTDVDEPLRAFLAAVEPLGPRAHALWIQLPGSFAPGDVAVLARFLRRLPDSHRYAVEVRDPAFFTDPRATRLLEGVLADAAAEWIPFDTTGFFQRPPTSDAERDAWTKKPRMPLRTVALTDRPIVRYLGRDDPEQTVRGWRHWVDVAVDWLGEGRSPTVFIHTPDNADAPMLARRFHDEVRARVPGLAALPEPTPAEPLTLF from the coding sequence ATGTGGACGCACAGGTCCTGGCAGGGGCGGTTCCTGGCGCATCCCCTGCCGGCCGCCGAGCGGTTGCGCGGCTACGCCGGTTGGTGCGACGCGGTCGAGGGGAACACCACCTTCTACGCGACCCCGACCAGGGAGACGGTGGCCTCCTGGGCGCGGCAGACCGATCCCGACTTCCGGTTCGTGGTCAAGATCCCGAAGCTCATCACGCACGAACACCGGCTCACCGACGTCGACGAGCCGCTCCGGGCCTTCCTGGCCGCGGTCGAGCCGCTCGGCCCCCGGGCACACGCGCTCTGGATCCAGTTGCCGGGCTCCTTCGCCCCCGGCGACGTCGCCGTGCTCGCCCGCTTCCTGCGCCGGCTCCCCGACTCGCACCGCTACGCCGTCGAGGTCCGCGACCCCGCGTTCTTCACCGACCCGCGCGCGACGCGGCTGCTCGAAGGGGTACTCGCCGACGCCGCCGCCGAGTGGATCCCGTTCGACACCACCGGGTTCTTCCAGCGTCCGCCGACCAGCGACGCGGAACGGGACGCCTGGACCAAGAAACCCCGGATGCCGCTGCGGACGGTCGCGCTGACCGACCGGCCGATCGTCCGGTACCTCGGTCGCGACGATCCCGAACAGACCGTGCGGGGCTGGCGGCACTGGGTCGACGTCGCCGTCGACTGGCTGGGCGAGGGGCGCTCGCCGACCGTCTTCATCCACACCCCGGACAACGCCGACGCGCCGATGCTCGCCCGCCGCTTCCACGACGAGGTACGGGCCCGGGTGCCCGGACTCGCCGCACTGCCGGAGCCGACCCCGGCCGAGCCGCTGACCCTCTTCTGA
- a CDS encoding Hsp70 family protein, producing the protein MRGVGARLGIDFGTYNTVAVLALPGREPRPLLFDGSPLLRSAVCADTGERLLVGQDALHTALSLPQSYEPYPKRCVDEGTVLLGGREMSVEELFAAPLRRVASEVRLITTEPVTEAVLTYPAAWGTHRRGTLLAAANRVLPTVRLVAEPVAAANFFVEVAGRELPVGRYAVVYDFGAGTFDVTVVRRTGDGFEVLATEGLADCGGLDVDAAIVERIGATIGSRDESLWARLTSPESTSDRRASQQLWANARAGKEMLTRSTTTLVHVPLFDVDMPLGREELEELAAPVVARTVATTRALLGRLDDGESAVAAVFLSGGSSRMPAVATALHRALDIAPSVVEQPELVVAEGSLRVPAGSAEPAMVGVPAPPPAAEPATAGTAAPGGRLGRWTALSRSRRVRVTGAAVAVAAVLAAATVAAAVAGGGDPNRGTELTGAAGASSSATPGGSASPRPSVTPTVTAAGVDACMVGTWRSLGGQSDKKIDNQSVQFSGGAGTIQTYGADGRVTLDFSRTTDETATYRGVRWRERTRGTASANVYHRNGVEYVSGVRAKGTIVLYRGSSRNASVPLSLLLEPTEYICTGDTMRLFGNGPSEWIRVR; encoded by the coding sequence GTGCGTGGCGTGGGCGCGAGACTCGGCATCGACTTCGGCACCTACAACACGGTCGCGGTGCTGGCTCTGCCGGGGCGGGAACCCCGGCCGCTGCTCTTCGACGGCTCGCCGCTGCTGCGCTCGGCGGTCTGTGCCGACACCGGCGAGCGGCTGCTGGTCGGCCAGGACGCGCTGCACACCGCGCTCTCGCTGCCGCAGTCCTACGAGCCCTATCCGAAGCGCTGCGTCGACGAGGGCACCGTGCTGCTCGGCGGCCGGGAGATGTCGGTCGAGGAGCTGTTCGCCGCACCGCTGCGCCGGGTGGCCAGCGAGGTACGCCTGATCACCACCGAACCGGTCACCGAGGCGGTGCTGACCTATCCGGCCGCCTGGGGTACGCACCGCCGGGGCACCCTGCTGGCCGCCGCGAACCGGGTGCTGCCGACCGTACGCCTGGTCGCCGAGCCGGTCGCCGCCGCCAACTTCTTCGTCGAGGTGGCCGGCCGGGAGCTGCCGGTCGGGCGCTACGCGGTGGTCTACGACTTCGGCGCCGGCACCTTCGACGTCACCGTGGTACGCCGTACCGGGGACGGGTTCGAGGTGCTGGCCACCGAGGGGCTGGCCGACTGCGGCGGGCTCGACGTCGACGCCGCGATCGTGGAGCGGATCGGTGCCACGATCGGCAGCCGGGACGAGTCGCTCTGGGCCCGGCTGACCAGTCCGGAGAGCACCTCGGACCGGCGGGCCAGCCAGCAGCTCTGGGCCAACGCGCGGGCCGGCAAGGAGATGCTGACCCGGAGCACCACGACGCTGGTGCACGTACCGCTCTTCGATGTGGACATGCCGCTCGGCCGCGAGGAGTTGGAGGAGCTGGCGGCGCCGGTCGTCGCGCGTACCGTGGCGACCACCCGTGCCCTGCTCGGCCGGCTCGACGACGGGGAGTCGGCGGTCGCGGCGGTTTTCCTCTCCGGCGGGTCGAGCCGGATGCCGGCGGTCGCGACCGCGCTGCACCGGGCGCTGGACATCGCCCCCAGCGTCGTCGAGCAGCCGGAACTGGTGGTCGCCGAGGGGAGCCTGCGGGTCCCGGCCGGCTCCGCCGAGCCGGCCATGGTCGGGGTGCCGGCGCCGCCGCCGGCCGCCGAACCCGCGACCGCCGGCACCGCCGCGCCGGGCGGGCGGCTCGGCCGGTGGACCGCGCTGTCCCGGTCCCGGCGGGTCCGGGTGACGGGCGCGGCCGTGGCGGTCGCCGCCGTGCTGGCCGCCGCCACCGTCGCCGCCGCCGTCGCCGGGGGCGGCGACCCGAACCGGGGTACGGAGCTGACCGGCGCCGCCGGGGCGAGCAGCTCCGCGACGCCCGGCGGCAGCGCGTCACCCCGGCCCTCCGTCACGCCGACGGTGACCGCCGCCGGGGTGGACGCCTGCATGGTCGGCACCTGGCGCAGCCTCGGCGGCCAGTCGGACAAGAAGATCGACAACCAGAGCGTCCAGTTCAGCGGGGGTGCCGGCACCATACAGACCTACGGGGCGGACGGCAGGGTGACGCTGGACTTCAGCCGGACCACGGACGAGACCGCTACCTACCGGGGTGTCCGGTGGCGGGAACGGACCCGGGGTACCGCCTCGGCCAACGTCTACCACCGCAACGGCGTGGAGTACGTCAGCGGCGTACGGGCCAAGGGGACGATCGTGCTCTACCGGGGCAGCAGCCGCAACGCCAGCGTCCCGCTGTCGCTGCTGCTGGAGCCGACCGAATACATCTGCACCGGCGACACGATGCGGCTCTTCGGCAACGGCCCCAGCGAGTGGATCCGGGTCCGCTGA
- a CDS encoding YlcI/YnfO family protein, with protein sequence MDLTSYVSNLGREFATLAEAGGEESRVLVERLTESLESAIRMTLLDALSAAADEITRDLAPGSVELRLRGRDPNFVVTPPPAEPLGSAAGDATAPIDGGPESDLLIAEEGPSARINVRLPEQLKAAIEEAAAKEGRSVNAWLVRAAAAGLQRSDRAARPEARTSGKRTQQRFSGWVR encoded by the coding sequence ATGGATTTGACCTCGTACGTGAGCAACCTCGGACGTGAGTTCGCCACGCTCGCCGAAGCCGGCGGCGAGGAGTCGCGGGTGCTGGTCGAGCGCCTGACCGAGTCGCTCGAGTCGGCGATCCGGATGACGCTGCTGGACGCGCTCTCGGCCGCCGCCGACGAGATCACCCGGGACCTGGCTCCCGGCTCCGTGGAGCTGCGGCTGCGCGGACGGGATCCGAACTTCGTCGTGACCCCGCCACCCGCCGAGCCACTGGGGTCCGCCGCCGGGGACGCCACGGCGCCGATCGACGGCGGACCGGAGAGCGATCTGCTGATCGCCGAGGAAGGTCCCTCCGCGCGGATCAACGTACGCCTGCCGGAGCAGCTCAAGGCGGCGATCGAGGAGGCGGCGGCCAAGGAGGGCCGCTCGGTCAACGCCTGGCTGGTCCGGGCGGCCGCCGCCGGCCTGCAACGCTCCGACCGCGCCGCGCGGCCCGAGGCCCGCACCAGCGGGAAACGGACCCAGCAGCGCTTCAGCGGCTGGGTGCGCTAG